GCGCTGGATCACCGGGACTTCACGTTGGCGCAGCCCGCCACGGCTGAGGCGATCAGCCAGGCTGTGCCGGGAGTGCAGGTCGTTAAGGCGTTCAACCTGGCCGCCGATGCCGTGTGGCGGAATCCGCCCACCGGTCTCGGGGTGCCGATCTGCGGCGACGGCGGGCTGGAGCAGGTCGCGGAGCTGGTGCGGGATCTCGGATGTACGCCGGTGCCCGCGGGTGGACTGCGGCGCGCGAGGTTGCTGGAGGCAACGGCTGCGCTGGCGATCGGGATCTGGGTCAGCGGGGGAGACGTCCGAGAGATGTTCCCGCCGCTAGCTGCCGCTTTCGGTGACGTCCTGCCCGGTTGACGCTCGGGCGAAGAGCTCGTTCAGCTCGGCCTGGGGGATCTGGTCGGCGGCGAAGGTGATGGTGCCCTTCGTCGCCAACTCCTCCGCGCTGCGGCGGATGAAGCCGAGGGCCGCCCGCGCGATGCTGCCGCCGAGGCTGATCCGGACGACGCCGGCTGCCTGGAGGTCGGCGACGGTAAGCGTGGAGGAGCCGAGACCGATGACCACGTTCAACGGTCCGTCGATCTCGGCGACCAGTGTGCGGATCGTGTCGAGGTCGTTCACGCCGGGGACGTACAGGCAGTCTGCTCCGGCTGCGCGGTAGCGGTTTGCCCGGTCGATCGAGTCGCTCAACGAGGTCGGCGTACGCAGCAGCTGCCCGTCGGTCCGCGCGGTCAGCACGAACTCGTCTCCGGCCGCCTCCCGCGCCGCCACGATCCGCTCGACGGAGAGCTCGACGTCGTACAGCTCCCGCCCGTCGTAGTCCTCGATGTTCCCGCCGGCCAACCCGGCCTCGCGAGCCAACGCGATCGTCTCCGCGACCTGCGACGACGAGGCGCCGTAGCCGTCCTCGAGGTCCCCGTTCACCGGTACGGCGCTCGCCGCCGTGATCTCTCGCGTCCGGTCGAACATCTGCTCCCGTGACACCGCCGGCGCCCCGTCCGGCAGCGTGTGATCGCCCTTCGCCAGCGAGAACGCGATCCCCGCGCTGGTCGTCGCGATCGCCGGGAACCCGGCCGCCGCCAGGATCACGGCACTCCCGGCATCCCAGGCGTTCGGCATCACGAACCGGTCGGCATGCAACTCGCGGAACATCGTCATACGCCCGAGTCTGTCATCCCGACTGTTCGGCGCCGGCCGAACTCAGCCGAGCTTCCCGACCATCCGGGCCACCGCGGCCCGCGCCTTCGGGCCGTTCACCAGATCGGGATCGCCCTCGGTGCCCTTCGTGTTCCAGTACAGGTAGAACGCCGGCCGTGATCCCGCCGGCAGTCCGTCGAGGTACGCCGTCTCGCGGTCGATCTCGTCCGCCCGTGCCTGATCGCTCTTCGTCCGCTTGAACCCGCGCTCGGTCAGTCCCCACTTCGCCGCCGCACCAGGTGTCTTCTGCACGACCTCGCGATACCACCGCACGTGCCCGGCGTGCTCGCTGACGATCGCGGTCGCAGGCTGCGTGCCGCCGCTGTACGTGTCGGCGCCGTAGAAGTCCGCCTCGACCCGCCACGGCTTCGGGTCCTTGGTCCGCGGCTGGCCGTCCCACTGGAACGCCATCGCCGAATACCCGACCTTCACCTGCGGGTTGGCAGCCTTCATCACGTCCCGGACGCGCTTGAACGCCTTCGCGAACGTCTGCCCGTCCATGTCGTTCTCGGGCTCGTGGTACCAGATGAAGTACGTGTCCGGCCGGTCCTTCAGCCACACCGCGAGCTCCCGGAACCGTACGTCGTACTTCCCGGAACCGGTCGCCGCCGGCGCGGTCTTGATGCTGACGAACGGGATCAGCCCTGCATCCCACGACGCCTGCGCGACCCCGGCGTACTTCTTCCGCAGGTTGGTCTTCACCGGCTGGACCCCGTTGACGAACTCGCGGGTCGCCCGCACCCCGGGGTACCGCTTCGCCAGGTCCTTCGGCGCGATGTCGTCGTGAACGCCCATCAGCACCGGCGCGGCCGCCTCGACGGGATTGTCTGAGGTGGCAACCAAAACGGTGGCGGCGAGCGTGATGCTCGCCGCCACCGCAATGGTCCTCTTCAGCATGCGATCACGACAGTTTCGAGGCTGCGGCCTGGTCGAGGAGCCAGAGGGTGCGGTCCTGGCCCTTCGCGTGGGCGGCCGGGACGTCACCGCCGCTCAGCGCTTGCGCAACCGCGTCGGCCTTGTCCTCGCCCGACACCACGAACCAGACCTCCCGCGCCCGGTCCAGCCGCGGGAACGTCAAGGAAACCCGGGTCGGCGGCGGCTTCGGTGAGTCGTGAACGGCCACCGCCGCAGCATCCGTCACCTCGAGCTGCGGATAGCCGGGGAAGAGCGACGCGACGTGTCCGTCCGGGCCGACGCCGAGCATCAGTACGTCGAACTTCGGCGAGCCCGCGGCAACCAGCTCCTCCGCGTACGCCGCAGCCGCGGCCTCGGCGCCCTGTCCGGTGTCGGCCGGCATCGGGTGCACCCGCGCCGGGTCGACGTCCAGGTGCGACAGCAGTGCCTCCCGGCCCTGCGTCTCGTTCCGGTCCGGGTCGCCGTCCGGCAGGAAACGCTCGTCTCCCCACCAGAACTCGACCCGCTGCCAATCGATCTGGTTCCTGGCCGGCGACTCCGCGACAGCCCGGTAGACGACGGCCGCGACCCGGCCGCCGGTCAGCACCACGTGGGCGACGCCACCGGTGCTCTGGGCGTCAACGACCCGGGTGATTAACCGGGACGCGACGGCGTACGCCAGATCGTCGGCATCGGCATGGATCAGCAGCTCCGCCTGCTTCATCGCTTCGCCGCTTTCTTGCCCCCAGCAACCTTCTTGGCAGCAATCTTCTTCGCAGGTGCAACCTTCTTCTTGGCGGGAGCCGCCTTCTTGGTCGCCACGACCTTCTTCCCAGCCGCGGTCACCTTGGCCGCGGTGGACTTCCGCGCCGTCTCCGCGACCTTCTTCGCGTCCGCCGGCAGCGCGTCCCGCTCCACCATGCAGGCCAGCGTCTTCGCATACACGTCGTCCGGATCGAGCCGCCGCAGCTCCTCGCTCAACAGCTCGGACGTCGTACGCCGCTTCAACGCCACCGGCCGATCCGGCTGCCCAGGCACGCTGAACGTCGCCACCGCACCGTCCGGCCGCGTCAACGCGATCGGACCAGAGGGCGTGAACAGCCGTACGGCGGTCACACCCGGACCCCGCGAGTTCCGCTGCTCCACCGGCACCTTCAACCGCGACTGCAACCACGCGGACATCAGATCCGCACTCGGGTTCCCGCGAGCGGCCGTGACCTCGGCCCCGGTCACCTTTGTCGGGTACTGATCCAGGGCGGCCGCCATCAGCGCACGCCACGGCGTCAACCGCGTCCACGCGAAGTCGGTGTCGCCAGGCGCATAACCCTCGGCCCGCGCGGTGTAGTCCACCGACGCCCGGCGCGTAGCAGCCGCGTCGGTCACCCGGCGCCGACCCAGCCGGCCCAACGGATCCTCGGCGGGAACGCGAGGCCCGCCGCCCGGCCACCAGACGATGACGGGGGAGTCGGGCAGCAAGAGCGGTGTGACCACGGACTCCGGCACCTTCGCCAGTTCACCGTGCAGCCGCAGCAGCACCGCCTCGCCCGGAATGCCCTCCCCGACCCGGACCTCGGCGTCCAGCCCGGACGCGCCGCGGCCCGGCCGCAGGATCGCGACCAGGACCCGGGACGGGTGTTCGCGGCCGGCCTCGTTCGCGGCCTTCATCGCGTCGTGGTGGGACGACTCGTCGACGACCACCACGATCGTGCCGACCATGCCCATGGCCGGCGAGCCCGCGTTCCGCCGGGCCTTCAGCAACGCCGACGCGATCTCGCTCGACGTGCTGTCGGTCAGGTCGATGATCATGGCCGCCTCCAGGCACGTCCGTCGCGGGCGAGCATCTCGTGCGCCGAGTCCGGGCCCCAGCCGCCGGACCCGTACTGCTCCGGCTTGCCGTGCCGCGTCCAGTAGTCGAGCACCGGGTCGAGGATCTTCCAGCCCAGTTCGACCTCGGTGTGCTGCGGGAACAGCGGCGGATCACCGAGCAGTACGTCGAGGATCAGCCGCTCGTACGCCTCGGGGGACGACTCCGTGAACGATCCGCCGTACATGAAGTCCATGTTCACGTCGCGGATCTCCATCGACGTACCGGGGACCTTGGCGCCGAAGCGGACCGTGATGCCTTCGTCCGGCTGGATCCGCAGCACCAGCGCGTTCTGGCCGAGCTCTTCGGTCTCGGTCTTGTTGAACGGCAGGTGCGGCGCGCGCTTGAACATCACCGCGACCTCGGTGACGCGGCGGCCGAGCCGCTTGCCGGTGCGCAGGTAGAACGGGACGCCCGCCCAGCGCCGGGTGTCGACGTCGACCCGCAGTGCCGCGAACGTCTCCGTCGCCGAGGACGCCGGGATGCCGTCCTCCTGCAGGTAGCCCTTCACCTTCGCGCCACCGGCCCAGCCCGCCGCGTACTGCCCGCGGGCACTGTGCAGGTCGAGCCGCTCCGGCAGCTGTACGGCGGCCAGCACCTTCTTCTTCTCCTGGCGCAGCGACCAGGCGTCGAAGCTGACCGGCTCCTCCATCGCGACCAGCGCGAGTAGCTGGAGGAGGTGGTTCTGGATCACGTCCCGCGCGGCGCCGATGCCGTCGTAGTACCCGGCGCGGCCGCCGATGCCGATGTCCTCGGCCATCGTGATCTGCACGTGGTCGACGTAGTTGCTGTTCCAGATCGGCTCGAACATCGCGTTCGCGAACCGCAGCGCGAGGATGTTCTGGACCGTCTCCTTGCCCAGGTAGTGGTCGATCCGGAAGACCGCCTCGGGCGGGAACACCGACTCGACGACCTGGTTCAGCTCGCGGGCGCTCTTCAGGTCGTGACCGAACGGTTTCTCGATCACCACCCGCCGCCACGAGCCCGGCTTCTCGTCGGTCAGCCCGTGCTCGGACAGCTGCCGCACGACCTCCGGGAACAGCCCCGGTGGGATCGACAGGTAGAACGCGTGGTTGCCGCCGGTCCCGCGGGTGACGTCCAGCTCGTCGACCGTCTCCCGGAGCCGCTTGAACGCCTCGTCGTCGGTCAGGTCGCCCGGCACGAACCGGAAGCCCTCGGAGAGCTGCTGCCAGACCTCCTCGCGGAACGGCGTCCGCGCGTGCTCCTTCACCGAGTCGTGCACGATCTGGGCGAAGTCCTGGTTGGTGTAGTCACGACGGGCGAACCCGACCAGGGCGAAACCCGGGGGCAGCAGCCCCCGGTTCGCCAGGTCGTAGACCGCCGGCATCAGCTTCTTGCGGGCCAGGTCGCCGGTGACGCCGAAGATCACCAGGCCGCACGGCCCGGCGATCCTCGGCAGCCGCCGATCCTGCGGATCGCGCAGCGGGTTCACCGGGCCGACCGGCCCTTCGTCGAGCTCAGCGGTCATGGGCCGCTTTCCTCCCGAGTTGTCTTGCTTACTTGAACAGGGACAAAAGCTGCTGTACGCCGGACGCCACGTCCGTCAGGTGCAGACGCAGCACCGGACGGCCGCGCTCCGCGATGACGCCCGCGTCACCGGCGGCCTGCGCCGAGATCAGCGTGCCGAACGTGAACGGCCGGTCCGGGATCTCCACGTCGACCGGGTGCGCACCGGTGATCTGCAGGTACACGCCCTCCGGGTGGCCGCCCTTGTGGTACTGACCGGTCGAGTGCAGGAACCGCGGGCCCCAGCCGAAGGTCACCGGACGCTCCGTCTTGGTCGCCAGCGCCGGCCGGATCGTGATCAGATCGGCGTCGCGCTCGGAGTCCAGGTACGCCATCACGGCGACGTAACCCTTGGGCTCGAGCTTGCCCAGCAGCGCGTCCACAGCGCCCTGCAGCGAGTCCACACCGTCGAGCAGGCCGTCGGTAGCGCGGACCTCGACGACGCCGTCGGTGAACGCGGCCGCTTCCGGCTCCGGCTGCGCGTCGAGCAGACCACGCGCCGCCTTCTTCGCGCTCTCCACGTCCGGCTGGTCGAACGGGTCGATGCCGAGCAGGTAGCCGGCCACTGCCGTCGCCGTCTCCCAGAGCAGCATCTGACCGCCGAGCGAGCCCGACGTCAGCGCCGTCGGGACCCCGCTGGTCGCCTTCTCGGCGAGCAAGGCGTTGGTCAGGTCAGCAGCGTCGCTGTGCAGCTCCGGCGCACCGACCTCGACCGCGACCGGGAGTACGCCGGTGCCGTTCTTGCCGGTGCTCTCCGCGATCAGCTGCTCGGCCCAGTCCGGGAACCCGACGATGTCGGAGCCGTCGGCCGTGATGATCGCCTTGTCCCGGCCCTCGC
This Kribbella sp. NBC_00482 DNA region includes the following protein-coding sequences:
- a CDS encoding glucose-6-phosphate isomerase yields the protein MSAPKVSTQNGDWAEVVDKLVEEKIASRIAAKDATIWGPDAESEASIRLGWVDLHDTSRPLLAEIEALQADLRSEGLDRIVLSGMGGSSLAPEVITRTAGVELVVLDSTDPSVVKRALDGDLSKTVIVVSSKSGGTVETDSHRRTFAKAFTDAGIDAASRIVVVTDPGSPFEKLSADEGYRKTFLADPNVGGRYSALTAFGLVPSGLAGADIADLLDQAAEAAPELQADSTDNPALWLGAVLAASEGRDKAIITADGSDIVGFPDWAEQLIAESTGKNGTGVLPVAVEVGAPELHSDAADLTNALLAEKATSGVPTALTSGSLGGQMLLWETATAVAGYLLGIDPFDQPDVESAKKAARGLLDAQPEPEAAAFTDGVVEVRATDGLLDGVDSLQGAVDALLGKLEPKGYVAVMAYLDSERDADLITIRPALATKTERPVTFGWGPRFLHSTGQYHKGGHPEGVYLQITGAHPVDVEIPDRPFTFGTLISAQAAGDAGVIAERGRPVLRLHLTDVASGVQQLLSLFK
- a CDS encoding NADPH-dependent F420 reductase; protein product: MRIGTLGNGLMAEALASQWVKAGHDVMVGGRDPGRAAEVAQRVGASTGTLEEAAAYGEIVLLAVPAEVAVAVAGMVPAGKTLIDCTNALDHRDFTLAQPATAEAISQAVPGVQVVKAFNLAADAVWRNPPTGLGVPICGDGGLEQVAELVRDLGCTPVPAGGLRRARLLEATAALAIGIWVSGGDVREMFPPLAAAFGDVLPG
- a CDS encoding isocitrate lyase/PEP mutase family protein; this translates as MTMFRELHADRFVMPNAWDAGSAVILAAAGFPAIATTSAGIAFSLAKGDHTLPDGAPAVSREQMFDRTREITAASAVPVNGDLEDGYGASSSQVAETIALAREAGLAGGNIEDYDGRELYDVELSVERIVAAREAAGDEFVLTARTDGQLLRTPTSLSDSIDRANRYRAAGADCLYVPGVNDLDTIRTLVAEIDGPLNVVIGLGSSTLTVADLQAAGVVRISLGGSIARAALGFIRRSAEELATKGTITFAADQIPQAELNELFARASTGQDVTESGS
- a CDS encoding glucose-6-phosphate dehydrogenase assembly protein OpcA, which produces MIIDLTDSTSSEIASALLKARRNAGSPAMGMVGTIVVVVDESSHHDAMKAANEAGREHPSRVLVAILRPGRGASGLDAEVRVGEGIPGEAVLLRLHGELAKVPESVVTPLLLPDSPVIVWWPGGGPRVPAEDPLGRLGRRRVTDAAATRRASVDYTARAEGYAPGDTDFAWTRLTPWRALMAAALDQYPTKVTGAEVTAARGNPSADLMSAWLQSRLKVPVEQRNSRGPGVTAVRLFTPSGPIALTRPDGAVATFSVPGQPDRPVALKRRTTSELLSEELRRLDPDDVYAKTLACMVERDALPADAKKVAETARKSTAAKVTAAGKKVVATKKAAPAKKKVAPAKKIAAKKVAGGKKAAKR
- the zwf gene encoding glucose-6-phosphate dehydrogenase, yielding MTAELDEGPVGPVNPLRDPQDRRLPRIAGPCGLVIFGVTGDLARKKLMPAVYDLANRGLLPPGFALVGFARRDYTNQDFAQIVHDSVKEHARTPFREEVWQQLSEGFRFVPGDLTDDEAFKRLRETVDELDVTRGTGGNHAFYLSIPPGLFPEVVRQLSEHGLTDEKPGSWRRVVIEKPFGHDLKSARELNQVVESVFPPEAVFRIDHYLGKETVQNILALRFANAMFEPIWNSNYVDHVQITMAEDIGIGGRAGYYDGIGAARDVIQNHLLQLLALVAMEEPVSFDAWSLRQEKKKVLAAVQLPERLDLHSARGQYAAGWAGGAKVKGYLQEDGIPASSATETFAALRVDVDTRRWAGVPFYLRTGKRLGRRVTEVAVMFKRAPHLPFNKTETEELGQNALVLRIQPDEGITVRFGAKVPGTSMEIRDVNMDFMYGGSFTESSPEAYERLILDVLLGDPPLFPQHTEVELGWKILDPVLDYWTRHGKPEQYGSGGWGPDSAHEMLARDGRAWRRP
- the pgl gene encoding 6-phosphogluconolactonase → MKQAELLIHADADDLAYAVASRLITRVVDAQSTGGVAHVVLTGGRVAAVVYRAVAESPARNQIDWQRVEFWWGDERFLPDGDPDRNETQGREALLSHLDVDPARVHPMPADTGQGAEAAAAAYAEELVAAGSPKFDVLMLGVGPDGHVASLFPGYPQLEVTDAAAVAVHDSPKPPPTRVSLTFPRLDRAREVWFVVSGEDKADAVAQALSGGDVPAAHAKGQDRTLWLLDQAAASKLS